The nucleotide sequence TATCAATGGTACTATTGATTTACTTGCTAGTGCCTTAGAAAATTTAATTCGAAACGGGCAAAAATATGCTCAAACAATGCTCTCAGTTGAAATGAATATTGAGGCAGAACATCTAATACTTATTGTTGAGGATGATGGAAAAGGTGTGCCAGAACATGAATATGAAAATATTCTAAAACCTTTTTACCGGATAGATGAGGCAAGAGCGAGAGAAACAGGTGGTACAGGGTTAGGATTAGCCATTGTACAAAATGCAGTAGAACAACATCAAGGTACAATTATGTTAGGTAAAAGCAACATGGGAGGCCTAAAAGTTGAGATGAAATTGCCTTTATGGTATACCTCAATCCACTAATCATTAATTGTAATAATAATGGGAAAACGACCTTTTGTATGATATTAATTGAAATTGAAAACCTAAATAAATATTTTGGCTTGGGGGAAAACCAAGCCCATATTTTAAAAAATATCAACCTAACCATAGAACAAGGCGATTTTATTGCAATTATTGGAGCTTCAGGCTCCGGCAAATCCACTTTGATGAATATCATCGGTTGTTTAGATACCGCAAGTTCAGGTATTTGCCGTATTGATGGTAAAGAAACTCAGCAAATGAGTGCTGATGAACTCTCTGATTTACGCCAACGAAAATTCGGTTTTATTTTCCAACGCTATAATCTATTGTCTGCTCTTACAGCCAATGAAAATGTAGCTCTACCCGCCATTTATGCAGGAATGGATACCAGCTCTCGTAAACAACGTGCCGATAATTTACTCACTAAACTGGGATTAGATGATAAAACACGCAATCGTCCCAATGAACTATCAGGCGGACAACAGCAACGTGTGAGTATTGCCCGTGCATTAATGAACGGTGGCGAAATTATTCTAGCCGATGAACCTACAGGAGCATTAGATTCCAAAAGTGGTGAAACAGTGCTGGAAATTTTACGGGATCTGCACCAAGAAGGTCATACCATTATTATGGTTACACACGACCCTAACATTGCCGCTCAAGCCAGTCGTGTGGTTGAAATTAAAGATGGTGAAATTATTCGAGATGAACGCCAAAAACCTTACTCAACCGAGCTTAAACTTAATAAAACGCCCCATCAACAGCCTCGTTTTTTTGACCAATTAATTGAGTCTTTCAAAATGGCAAGCAGTGCTATCTTAGCTCATAAAATGCGAGCGTTGCTCACAATGCTTGGCATTATTATCGGCATTGCCTCTGTTATTTCCGTTGTTGCATTAGGGCAAGGCTCACAGCAGCAAATTTTAGCGAATATCAATAATTTAGGTACAAATACAATGGATATTCTCAACGGCACAGGCTTTGGCGACCGACGAGCAAATCTCACTAAAAACCTAACGATTAGTGATGCGTTAGCATTAAGCCGACAAAATTATGTTGAAAGCACAACACCATCAAGTAATGTGAATGCAACCTTAATTTATGGCAATACTGCGGTAACTGGCTCTGTGCGAGGTGTTGGTGAAGAGTTTATGGACGTAAAAGGGCTGAAACTTATTTCAGGGCGTTTTTTCACGGCTGAAGAGGTGAAAAATGTTGCTCAAGTGATTGTGATCGACCCTAACACACAAAAAGATTTAGGCTTACCTAATCCGGTGGAAGGTGAAATTATTTTAGTGGATAAAAAACCGCTTCAGATTATTGGCGTGGCTCAACAAGCCAATGCAATGAATCAAACCAGCCTGACCCTTTGGTCGCCTTATAGTACGATTATGCAACGTGTTTCAGGGGCGAAGCAGATTGATTCTCTCACGGTTAAAATTAAAGATAATGTCGAAAGCCAAACCGCAGAAAAAAGCATTACCGAACTGCTCATAGCCCGACATGGCAAAAAAGATTTCTTTATTATTAACAGTGATAGCATTAAACAAACCATTACTGATACCACGAATACGATGACATTACTGATTTCTTCTATTGCCCTTATTTCATTGATTGTAGGCGGTATTGGTGTAATGAATATTATGTTAGTCTCAGTGACGGAACGTACCCGAGAAATCGGCGTGAGAATGGCAATTGGAGCCAAACAACGCAATATTTTGCAACAATTTTTAATTGAAGCCGTAGTAATTTGCTTGATTGGTGGCGTAATTGGTATTTTATTGGCAGGTGGCATTATTTGGGCATTCAATAGTTTAGGCTCAAACTTTAAAATGATTCTCTCACCCGAATCCGTTATTATTGCAGTACTCTGCTCGACCCTTATCGGCATTGTATTTGGCTATATTCCTGCTCGCAATGCTTCAAGGCTCAATCCGATTACAGCTCTTGCTCAAGAGTAATAAATAATTTCACAAGCGGTAAGATTTTTGTAAAATTTTACCGCTTATTTACAGAATAAAAAGGAAAAACCAATGACAATAACCAACATTGAACTAGAACACATTCTCAACACAAAACTAAATAGCTCTGCAATTAATGACTACGCCCCAAACGGCTTACAAGTTGAAGGCAAAAAAGAAATCAAAAAAATCATTACCGGCGTAACTGCCTCACTCCCTCTGATTGAAAAAGCGATTAAGAAAAATGCAGATGCAATTTTAGTCCATCACGGTTATTTTTGGAAAAGTGAAAACCCGTGCATTCGAGGTATGAAAGGCAAGCGAATTAAACAATTATTAGTGAATGAAATTAACTTATTCGGCTACCATTTACCACTTGATATCCACCCAGAATTAGGCAATAACGCTCAGCTAGCGAAGCATCTGGGCGTAATCAATTTACAAGGTTTAGAAGAGAACCAAAACTCTATTCCAATGTGTGGCGAATTAGAAACACCAATTTCTGCCGAAGAACTAAAACAGAAACTTGAAAAAACGTTACAACGCACCGTTATTTTGTGTGATGAGTTTACTTCATCGCCACAAAAATTGATTAAAAAAATCGGTATCTGTTCAGGTGGCGGACAAGGCTATATTGATCTCGCTTTTGAAAAAGGCTGCGATGCGTTTATTAGCGGTGAAATTTCCGAACAGACTACCCATTCTGCCCGTGAACAAGGCATTTACTATTTCGCTTGTGGACACCACGCAACCGAACGAGACGGCGTAAAAGCTCTCGGCGAATGGCTTGCTCAGCAATATGGATTAGACGTAGAATTTATTGATATTGATAATCCAGCGTAGTTTACTAACTTCTTAAAGAAGCAACAAGCGGTCATATTTGCCTATTTTTTGCAATTTGCAAAAAATTACTTAAAATCAACCGCTTGTTTATTCATAATCTAGAGTTCAAAATCGCCAAAATCACTGCTATCTACTTTAGCATCAATCTGACCAACCAAATAAGAGCTAACTTCCACTTCTTGTGCTGCTACTTGTACATTATCTGAAACTAACCACGCATTGATCCACGGAATGGGGTTAGAGCGTGCTTTAAATGGCAACGGTAGCCCAACAGCTTGCATTCGAATATTGGTGATATATTCAACATATTGCACCAAAATATCGCGATTCAGCCCAATCATCGAGCCATCTTTAAACAGATAATCTGCCCAAGCTTTTTCTTGCTCTGCAGCGCTTAAAAACAGCTCATAGGCCTCTTGTCGGCACTCGCGTGCAATTTCTGCCATTTCCGGATCATCATTTCCATACGCCATAATATTTAAAATATGCTGCGTACCGGTAAGATGCAAAGCTTCATCACGCGCGATAAACTTGATAATTTTAGCATTCCCTTCCATTAATTGCCGTTCTGCAAAGGCAAATGAGCAAGCAAAAGAGACATAAAAACGAATTGCTTCAAGTGCATTCACGCTCATCATACAAAGATAAAGCTGTTTTTTTAGGCTGCGTAAACTTACCTCGCAAGTTTTACCATCTACTTCATAACGGCCTTCACCATATAGGCTATAGAGTTGGCTGTCACGAATCAAATCATCATAATACGCAGAAATATCCTTCGCACGCTTAATAATTTCTTCATTGGTGACAATATCATCAAACACTATCGAAGGGTCATTTACAATATTGCGGATAATATGAGTATAAGAACGGCTGTGAATTGTTTCGCTAAATGTCCAAGTTTCAATCCAAGTTTCCAGCTCAGGAATAGAAACTAACGGCAAAAGCGCCACATTCGGGCTTCTTCCTTGAATAGAATCTAACAAAGTTTGGTATTTTAAATTGCTAATAAAAATGTGCTTTTCATGTTCAGGAAGTTGGGCATAATCAATACGGTCTTGCGATACATCTACTTCTTCCGGTCGCCAGAAAAATGAGAGTTGTTTCTCAATCAGTTTTTCAAAAATTTC is from Mannheimia varigena and encodes:
- a CDS encoding MacB family efflux pump subunit, which gives rise to MILIEIENLNKYFGLGENQAHILKNINLTIEQGDFIAIIGASGSGKSTLMNIIGCLDTASSGICRIDGKETQQMSADELSDLRQRKFGFIFQRYNLLSALTANENVALPAIYAGMDTSSRKQRADNLLTKLGLDDKTRNRPNELSGGQQQRVSIARALMNGGEIILADEPTGALDSKSGETVLEILRDLHQEGHTIIMVTHDPNIAAQASRVVEIKDGEIIRDERQKPYSTELKLNKTPHQQPRFFDQLIESFKMASSAILAHKMRALLTMLGIIIGIASVISVVALGQGSQQQILANINNLGTNTMDILNGTGFGDRRANLTKNLTISDALALSRQNYVESTTPSSNVNATLIYGNTAVTGSVRGVGEEFMDVKGLKLISGRFFTAEEVKNVAQVIVIDPNTQKDLGLPNPVEGEIILVDKKPLQIIGVAQQANAMNQTSLTLWSPYSTIMQRVSGAKQIDSLTVKIKDNVESQTAEKSITELLIARHGKKDFFIINSDSIKQTITDTTNTMTLLISSIALISLIVGGIGVMNIMLVSVTERTREIGVRMAIGAKQRNILQQFLIEAVVICLIGGVIGILLAGGIIWAFNSLGSNFKMILSPESVIIAVLCSTLIGIVFGYIPARNASRLNPITALAQE
- a CDS encoding Nif3-like dinuclear metal center hexameric protein, with the protein product MTITNIELEHILNTKLNSSAINDYAPNGLQVEGKKEIKKIITGVTASLPLIEKAIKKNADAILVHHGYFWKSENPCIRGMKGKRIKQLLVNEINLFGYHLPLDIHPELGNNAQLAKHLGVINLQGLEENQNSIPMCGELETPISAEELKQKLEKTLQRTVILCDEFTSSPQKLIKKIGICSGGGQGYIDLAFEKGCDAFISGEISEQTTHSAREQGIYYFACGHHATERDGVKALGEWLAQQYGLDVEFIDIDNPA
- the nrdB gene encoding class Ia ribonucleoside-diphosphate reductase subunit beta → MAYTTFSQHKNDQLKEPMFFGQNVNVARYDQQKYEIFEKLIEKQLSFFWRPEEVDVSQDRIDYAQLPEHEKHIFISNLKYQTLLDSIQGRSPNVALLPLVSIPELETWIETWTFSETIHSRSYTHIIRNIVNDPSIVFDDIVTNEEIIKRAKDISAYYDDLIRDSQLYSLYGEGRYEVDGKTCEVSLRSLKKQLYLCMMSVNALEAIRFYVSFACSFAFAERQLMEGNAKIIKFIARDEALHLTGTQHILNIMAYGNDDPEMAEIARECRQEAYELFLSAAEQEKAWADYLFKDGSMIGLNRDILVQYVEYITNIRMQAVGLPLPFKARSNPIPWINAWLVSDNVQVAAQEVEVSSYLVGQIDAKVDSSDFGDFEL